The following is a genomic window from Tautonia marina.
GACCGATTGCCGCCCTGGCGGCGCTTTATCTCGGCACGATGCTCCTGAACGAACTGGTCACCAACAACGCCGCCGCGGCCCTCTCCTTCCCGCTGGCCCTCGAAACCGCCCGGACCCTCGGCGCCGAGTCCCGCCCCTTCATCATCGCCATCACCCTGGCCGCCTCGTTCGCCTTTGCCTCTCCGATCGGCTACCAGACCCACATGATGGTCTACGGCCCCGGCGGCTACCGCTACGGCGACTTCCTCCGCGTGGGCCTGCCGTTGAACCTGTTGCTCTGGGTGACGGCGATCATCATCGTCCCCATCATCTGGCCACTCTGAGTGGGGATCGGCCGCTGGTTCCCCTTCAAGGCTCCCTCCGGGTTGAGCCTGGCTGGAATCGATCGGAGATGAGCCTCGGCGGGGTTTCGTAAGCTACGATTCGGGCGGACGTCAGCAATCGAGCGCCTGAAGAAGTGCCGTACCCGAAGTCGAGGCGGATCAGGGAATTGGTGAAGGCTGCCCCTGTTGTTCAGGCCGAATGTCCGAGAAGATGTTCCCACCCACCACTCGATGCTCGGCTCATGAACGCATTCTGATTACAACACGCGATCAACCTTCAGAGTTTCCATCCTGATTCTTGATAAGGGGTCTCACGACGATGTCCAGGCCTTCCCGATCACGATCCATCGGCCGCCATCGCCCGAAGCACATCGAGCGAACCCGCCTCCAGCTCGAACCGCTCGAGCCCCGAACCATGCTTTCGGCCGATCTGCCGATGCCGGTGGCCGTGTCGGGAGCGGTGGGAGCCGAGGTCCTGGCCCTGGAGATTGCGTCTCCCTCCGCCTCGGCGCACGAGCGATTCGTGAACCGGATCGCCACGGCCCTGGTCGATCAGCCGCTGGCCGATGCCGTACAGGACCGGCTGGTCGGCTGGCTCGATCGGGGCATGTCCCGGGAGCGAGCGGCGGCGATGGTCTTGCAGTCAGAACCGGCTCGCCGAGTGGAAATTCTCAACACGTATGAGAAACTTCTCCACCGTGAACCAACCGCCGGCGAGTTTCAGTTCCACCTGAGCGAGACGGCCAGGGGTGCCGACCAGCTCGCCGTGATCTGGCGGGTGATCGGCTCGGCCGAATATTTCCAGAACCGCGGAGGAGGCACACACGAGGGGTACCTCAACGCGATGGCCGACGACCTCTGGCAGCGGAGCCCGACCGAGACCGAAACCGCCCGATGGGTTGGTGCGCTTGACCGGGGGGTTCCCCGCTCGCGTGTCGTGGCCGACCTGCTGAGGAGCCCGTCGTATCGGGAAGCAACGGCGGTCCGGATCGCCTCGATCGCCACCCCCGGCCGCGTGGACGAGCAACTCGCCGCCCGTGTTTCGACTGCTTGGCAAGGGCCCCGGGCCTTGACCCGGGCCAAGGCCCTGATGCTTGGGTCCGCCCCCTACCTGGATTCGATCCTCGCCACTCCGTCCCTCCCGCCAGTCTCCTCATTGCCCGAGTCCGAACTCGCCTCCCCGCCGCCGGTCGGTTATCCGTTTACCCCTGAGTTCAGCCTGTTGACGAACTGGAACCCGATTGCTCCGGGGGGCGTCGACCTGTTCTCGCTCGCCTCCTTCGGAGCCTCGCCGGACGGAAACTACTGGGTCGGCACCATCGCGTCGGGCCTGTTCGCATACGATCCGGTGACGATGATCTCGACCAGCGTCTGGAGCGGCGCAGCCAACTCGATCGCGCCCATCTCGAACACCGAGGCCTGGCTGATCGGTTCGGATCAATGGCAGGAAGGGCCGCTGTTCATCGCCTCGATCACCAGCTCGGGCACGCTCTCGACCGTCGCCGACCTGCCGGGGGGTGACTCGCCGTCTCAGATCGGCGCCTCGGCCGATGGCATCGTTTGGGTCCTGGGAGGTTCGGGGACGGCCTACTCGTATCAAGAGGCATCCGACTCGTGGTCGGTCATTCCCAATAACGGATTCTCGATCAAGCAACTCGGAATCGGTTCGGCGTCGAACATCTGGGCGATCGGCAGCGATGCTCAAGGAAGCGCGGTCTTGCTCTCGTGGTCGTCGGGCGGGGGCTGGGCTGTTGATTCCGAGTTCAGCGGCACCACTCCTACCGAGGTGTCGGCGGCGGCCGACGGCTCGGTCTGGGTCGTGGCCGATTCCGTACTCTTCCTTCGTCCTCCGGGAGGATCGTGGGCTGCCGTCACGAAGCAGACCCCGCCGGGCATGTTCTTCGGCATCGCGGCCAACGACCGAAACCGCGTGCTGGCCTCCTTCGACTCGGCGCAGGTGCTTCAGGTCCTCTCCTTTGGCCTGCTCGACCGGCCGGCCACCCCGTTTCCCGAGGTGACCGATCAGTGGGACGCCGGATACGCCGCCATCAACGCCGGCCTCGGTATCGTCGCGCCGGGCGGTGTCCGGGCGCTTTACAACGACGCAATCGCCACACTGAGCGGTTATCTCAACAAGATTGAGTCTACCTTGCCCGGTCAGGAGATCCCGCGACCGCCCGATGTGTCCCCGACCAACTGGGATGCCATCAAGAGCCAGCTCATCAATGAACTGAACGACGTGATGGGCGTCAACAACCTGTACACGCAGCTCACGACCCTCAATTCGGACATCGGCACGGTCACGAACGACCGGCTTGTCGCCGCCGGAACCCTCGTCGCTCTGACCCAGAGCGAGCAGCAGAACGACACCGCCTCGCTCGCGATTGTCGGCGTGTTCGAGGCTGCCCTTGCGGCCATGGCAGCAGCTTTCAGTGGCGGAGCGGCCATTGGCGCCGCGGCCATCGCCTCGGGGATCGACAACCTCATCGGCGACCTGACCAATCAGCCGAACCCCGGCCCCGATACGAAGCTCGAAGAAACGTATGCGGCGCTCTTGACCACCCTCGGAAACCTCTTCACGGACAATGTGAAAACCTTCGCTCAGCAGCAAACGACCATCGTCGGTGATTACGGGATGCTCTCGACCCTCGGTACGGCCATCTCCTCCGGGCTCTGGGACTGGGAAGACGTCACCACCAGCGCGATCGAGCAGGCCACGTCCAACAGCTACGACCTGTTCTTCTATCAGACGCTAATGCCGATCAAGTGGCAGATTGTCTACATGGAAGATTACATTTGTGATCTCTATGTCTGCAATCAGCTCAAACCGCCGACCTATGATCTTTACGAGGTTGTTCTCCAGCAAAGCAACACGTCTCTCCTGGCCGACGTCTGGTTCGTCAACCAGATCGGTGCGTCGACCAACCCCTTCGACAATCCCGGCCCGTACCCGACCGAGGAGCTGCTGACGGCCATCTGGAACCTTGGCGTCTCGCAGAGCGACTTCTACAACGCCCAGAACGGCTGGGATCTGAAGATCGTCAATGCAACCTGATCCTTCCCGAGGAGCAACCGGGGCGCCCTGCAGGGGTACCCCGGCCTCCCGGAGCATTACTTCAGGTGATCACGACGCGACAGCGAAGTCTCTCGGTCCCGCCCTCGCCCTGGCCCTCGCCCCCATTGGTGCAACGAGCTGAGGCCGATTCCAGGCGTCAGGTTATCGGCCCCGATCGAACTCAATCCAGCCCGAGCCGGACCAGGAGTAACCGACCAGGAAGGGGGCATCGAGCGAAAACGGAGCAGAGATCGCCGTCATGATGAAACTGCCATCGACCACCCGCTCGAAGCGGCCCGTACTGCCCGAGGCGGGCGTGAACTCGGCGATCCAGACGGTGATGAACAGGCCATCCCCCGCACCAAACAGATTGACATTCCCCTGATAGTCGAAGCGAAGCACGTCGCCGTTGGCCGCGGTGAAGGCCACGGGCTCGGCGCTGGAGAAGGTGCCGGTCGTCGGGCCGGTGAACCCGTCGAGCCGGACAAGGCCCTCCGCCTCGTAGCGTCCCAGGTGCGTGGCCGTGCCGATCGCGTCGTGCGGCGAGGCCTGACCCGGAACCAGGGGAATGAAATCCGCGACCCCCGCCCCCGTCACGCGGAACGGGACCACCTGAGCCGAAGCCGGCTCGGCCCCGAACCCCAGAACGACCAGCAATCCTGCCAAAGCAACCCCTTGAGCAATCCATCGAAGCATCGAACGCATTTCAACCCCTCCTCAATCCGCCTCTTTTGAAAACGAAGACTCCCCCCGCGCGGCGGACCAGAGCACGAGGAGCAGCCGAGCCCACGTGGCCTCGGGTTAATCACCTGGGACTCTCGACCCGTCGCGAGCCCCAATGCAAGCAATCCACGGTCGAGCATCGCCCAATCCGTCTCTTGGTCCTCAATGGACCTTCCGAAGGAGACCCGGTGGAGTTGCCCCCGGAAACACGGTCGATCCGGCTTCAATCTTCCGCCGATGGGTCTTCGAAGTGGGCGAGCGTGGCGACCTCCACCGTCTCAAGCCCTCCCAGAGCAATCCGCGTCCCGTCGCTCGAAACCCCCATCGAGCAGAGGATGCGTCCAGGGAAGCGGTACCGGTGTTGGATACGGAGTGTCTCGGTACTGAGTTGCCACACCCGTTCCTGATCGATCCGCACCAGAAGCGACCTTCCATCGGGCATGGGGACCATCTCCTCCACCGGGCAAGGGACCGTCTGAACCTCACCGCCGGAGCCGAGGTCCCACCTCCAGACGACCTTATCGTGCTGGATTGCCCACCAGAGCGTCTCACCGTCGGGTGAGAACACCAGCGGTCGGAGAAGCACCCGCCCGCAAGAAGTCGAGGCTTGCACGCGGCCCGTCTCGGTCTCCCACACAATGACCAAACCATCGGCATGGGCCGAGGCAAGGCGGCGACCGTCGGGCGAGAAGGCCAGGGCCAGCAACGGAGCCTGAGACGTCTTCAGGTCCAGCCGCAGCGACCGGGTCTCCACCTCCCAGAGCGTGAGGCGACCGTCCCCCTGCCCTGTGGCAATGCGGCGGCCGTCGGGCGAAAAGGCCAGCGTATGAACGGAGACCTGCTCTAGCTCGATCCTACCGCAGTCCTCGCCCGTCCTCAGACTCATGAACCGGATCGAGCCGTCGAGGTGTCCCAGTGCGGCCATGTTGCACCCAGGGTCGAAGGCGAAGCTCCGGATGACCCGATCGTTCCCGCCGATCGTGGTCCAGAAGCCCCCGCCCTCGGCCTCCCAGAACGTCAGGCGGCCGTCCACCTCCAGGGTGGCCACCCGCGTATCGTCCGTCGTGAAGGCGACCTTGCGAATCGGCCGTTCCCCTCTGCCCACGTTCAGGGACGACGCGCCCCCCTGGCCCGACCGATCGTCGTCCTCGAAGCCGATTACCCCCACGATCGCCACCAAGACGATCGCGGACCATCCGGGGGTCAGCACGCGCACGCGGCCTCTCGTGACGGTCGGAAACCGCCCAGCCGGATTCTCGTCGGGGCCGAAGCCCGGTCGCAAACCAGAACGGATCATGGCACATTGCCTCCTCCGATCGAGGGCGGGGTGTCCGGGCTTCCTTTGGGATCGGCACGGGAACGTTCGGGCCGCTCTCTGGACGCCGAACGCCCCGCACCGACCGGGAGCCCCGGCCGATCCGTTTCGCAACGTGATCAACCGGAGCGACCGATCCGCCTCGATTCCAAACGCCTCCTCCCGCCCATCGAGAGACACCCCTCGTCACGACGGGGGAGGATCGTCAACAAAACGTCACACGAGTACACACCTGGCGAATTAATCGCCTCATCAGTTCGACACACCCTCACACGCAGACACCAAAACCGCACAAACCCTCGGGTCATAAAACCCAAGCTCACGCCCTCCGAGAACCAGTCAAAGGCTTGATCGCGCCGGAATCGGGGCTGGCACCAGATTGCAGGGCCACCGGGTTGCTTGGGACTGGCGGCCGAGACTACGATACTGGTTCAGCAGCACGAGACCGGGGCGGAGCTTCATGGCGCAAGTTCCCGGAGCAGGATTTCATGAATCCAGCAAACTCTTGATCTGCTGCATATGTTGCGTGCAATGAGTTTGATCTGAGTCTTCGGTGTCCTTCGGGCCGTCGGGGTGTCTCCGAGGCGACTCGGGCTCGTCGTGGAGCCGGGGTCGGCCTTGGGAACGAGCCGACGCCTCAGAGAACGTGTGCCAATCCTAAATCATCGAAACGGACGGTCCATTCCCTAATTCCAGGGATGCCCCGCGTTTCGATGGGTCGACGGAGTGCAATGCCGTGTCGAAATCCTCTCGGCTCCGCGCGGGTGATGCGCTCGCGATTCACCACCTGATTGGCGAGTGTCGCGAGCTGGGCGACGACGTGACCACCTGGCACCAGCACCTGATTGAGCAATTGATTAAACGGCTCGGCGGGACAGTCGGTCTCTCCGGGGAACAAATCGACATCCATAGCGGCCGCATGCGATTCCTTGGCCAACACGACTGGGGATGGGAGTCCGACTCGAGCCGCGCGTACTTCTTCGATGTCTTTTCCCAATTCGTCGACACCCCGGGTCTTTCGACCCTGACCACGTACAGCCGCAAGATGATTGAGCATGACGGGATCTGTCTCTCACGATCGACGCTATTCTCAGAGCGAGAATGGAAAGCGACCCAGGATTACGAGGCCTTTCTTCGTCCGATCGCACTCGACAACCCCTTGTGGTGCATGCGATCCATTCCGGGAGTGAAGGGGGACGAATCCATCGGTGTGACTCTCTTGAAAACCCGAGGGGACCGAGAGTTCGATGGACGCGATCGGGCCTTCGTTCAGGAGCTGGTGACCGTGCTGGCTCCTCTGGCCGGTGGACCACTGGCCCGCTTCTCGGAGCCATCACCCCGCGACCTGGCCCCGAGGGCCCGGCAGGTCCTCCGCTGCCTGCTCGAAGGGGATTCGGACAAGCAGATCGCCCGACGCCTGCACATGAGCATCTATACCGTGAATCAGTACACCAAGGCCATCTATCAGCATTTCCGCGTTCATGGCCGCAACGAGCTGATGGCCCGCTGGATCCGGCGCGGCTGGGGCAGCTCGTTCTCCTGGGCCGATTGACGCCACCGGACGATTTGCTCCCTGGGGGGTGGCGCGGCGCCCCCTTTCCTGTCGCCTGGGTGCGCGCAACACAAAGGGCGGCCGAGGCTTGTTCGCCCGACCGCCCTTGGAACCCGACCCGTGGTCAACCGATCAGAAGCCCGGCTGGCAGAAGCAGCAGGAGGAAAGGACCACGTCGGCCTCCTTCCAGACCTCCTCCCACTGAGCGCGAACCTGCTTCGCCTCGTCATTTTTCTCCTGGAATTCGAGCGCCTGCATCAGGCCGAACAGGGCCCAGCCGTTATGAGGGTGCTGGTTGAGGTCGTCCCGGCACACCTGCTCGGCCTCGGCGAAGCGGCCCGACTGGAGCAAGGCCGCGGCCAGGGCGTGCCGAACCGGCTGGATCCAGTCGGGGGGCTCAGAGTAGCGCAAAAGGTCCTGCAAGCGAGCCCCTTCGCGGAGGGCGGCGAACGCCTCATCCTCCTGGCCATCCCGGTAGAGGATCTCGCCTCGCATCAACTGCTCTCCCACGGCCAGCAGGTCGGCGGCGGCGTTGTTGCCGAAGATCGCGTCTTCGGGAACGCTGTCGCGGGCTCGCAGGAAGAGCGCCTGCTCGGCCTTCGCCTCCTCGACCCGATCGAGTGCCGCGAACGAGACGGCCCGAGCGTAATGCCACAGGGCCCGAGCGATCGGGAAGGCGGAATCAGGCTCGGGAGCGGCCAGGATCTCCTCCCAGCGGCCGAAGCGCATCCGAACTTCGAGCGGCATGGCCAGATAGCCGTCGGCGATGCTCGCGTGCTCGATCGCCCAGGCTTCGGGCATCAGGGTCATCATCTCGTCGATGGCGTCGATCGCCACCTGGCTCTTGCCGCGCATCATGGCCGCATAGGCGAGCATGTGATAATTATGAGCGATGTACAGCCCATAAAACCCCGGATCGGGTCGGAAGGCCAGGAACACGCGGTCGGCCTCGATCGCCTTCCGATTCGCCTCCTCGGCCTTCGCCCAGTGGCCGACTCGCACGTCGATATGCGACGGCATATGCACATTATGCGACAGCCCCGGCTGAAGATCGCGGAGCCGGTCGGCCGCCTCGATCGCGCGATCGGGCCGGGTTGACGCCTCAATCGCGTGAATATACAGGTGATTCCCCAGTGGGTGATCGGGGCACAACGCCAGCGATTCCTCAATCAGGGCCACGATCTCCTCGGTCCCCTCCTTCGGCTCCCCTTGCTGGGTGTAGAGATCCCACGGGTGAAGGTTCATGAGGCTTTCCGCCAATAAGGGCCCGAGGTCCGGGTCGTCCGGGTATTGCTCGCGCAAGGCCCGCATGGCCTCGGAATAGGCCCGATCGAGGGGCACGCGGTCTTCGGGAGGATCGAGCACGCAGCGCTCGGCCAGGGCGTCGATCAGGGCTCGCTCAAGGGTGCCGGCGCGGCTCTCCGGCGCCTTGGCCCGCTCGATCGCCTCGAACGCCACCTTGGCCTTCTCGTCATCAACCACCGGCAGGTTGATATGAGGCCCCTGCGCGTACGCCAGGCCCCACCAGGCCATCGCACACGCTGGGTCCAGCTCGGCCGCCTGGCGGAACGATCGCGCGGCCTCTTCCAGATTGAAGGCAAAGAGCAGGTTCAACCCCTGATCAAAATAGCGCTGCGCCTCGGGAGACTCGGTGGTGACCTTCCGGGAATACGCCCCAATCCCCTCGATCAACGGCTCCCGATCCTTCTCCTCGCCTGCCCGCACTTGAGGCAGCGTCGGGGCCAAACTGAACCCGGCCACCAGCAGCGGCAGCATTGCGCTTCGAACCATTCTCCACCCGATTGCGAAAGTCATCGTCCAAGGTTCCTTCTAGGGAGAGGGGGGAACGCACAAAAGGCTTCAAGGACTCTTTTGTGCCGTCACACGTTGATCCATCGCGGCGGCTTGCAACATTCACCGCTCCGGATCGAGATTTCCTCTTGTGTCAGACATCTCAAAAGCACTTCGGAATTGCCAGCAAAAATGCGTCATGCTCTTCCCAAAATGTTGAAATCCATTTGACTCGCCCCGACCTGCCAACCCTTCACGGGTCAGGTCGATGGCCAGGCCACGCGTTCGGCCTGACCCTCGGCAAGGATCACGACCAGCTCTCCCGTCCGGGGGCTCGGCGCGGCGGCCAGCGCGGGCCTGAGGGAAACCGGCGTCGAAGACCGACGAGACACGCGCCCCCCCTCTGCCCGAAACCAGGTCACCGACGCATCGCAAACGCCGGCCACCAGGCCCGAGGGGGTCAGCGCGGCCGCTCGGGCCTCTTCGTCGAGAGGGGATGACCAAGTGGTCGACACAAGACCCTTCAAATCAAACACCGTTTGATACAACCGTCCATGTTCTCCAATGCCGACGAGCTTCAGCACCCGGTGCCCCTGACACCGCATCGAGACTCGCAAAGGGCCAGGCAACGCCCCGTGTACCTTCGACGCAGGGGCCCAGGGAATCGGCAGGTGGTCGATCGGCCCGATCTCGGTCGCCAGCAAGGCCCACGAGTCGGCGGGGCCGAGCTCCAGCAAGGTCGTCGCATCGTCTCCTCCGTCAATCGGAGGCAAAAGCAGGGCCGAGCCGGGGGGGCCGCCCTCACCGTCGGGTCCGGGCTCGGTGTCTCGGGGGATCTCGGTCCAGGGGGTCAACGACGCTCCCCGCAAGAGCAGGTAGCGCCGGCCGTCCCAGAGGCCGACCGACCCGATCGAGTCGGACACCGCCGGCACGAGGAACGGCGGATACTCCGTCGATCGACACGTCTCGGTTCTCCCCTCGATCATCGCGTACGAGCCGTCCGGCCGCTTCGAATACGAGGCGAGCACCGTTCGGCTGGTGCTTCGATCGTGCCAGAGCACGACCAGCAACCTCCCCGAACCGTCGACCGCCAGCGAGGCAACCGGCATCGCGTACCGCCCGACCCGAGCGGTCTGTCCCGTCTCCAGGTCGACTTGCACCACCTCTCCCCTGGCATTGCCGACAAAGGCCAGGCCCACCCCCTCGGCCACGGCGGTACTGGTCAACGGCCCGTCGGCAATCCGGAAGGTTCGGCTCGGCCGGGGCCGTTCGGGAGCGGCGCCGGAGGTCCGGAAACCCCGCGATTGGACGGCGTACTCGGCGTCTCGGATCAGGTCGGCCGACCATTGCCGGGCCGGGCCGAAGACCTTCGAGACGATCCCGGGCACGGCCCCTTCGGCCTCGACCCGCTGCCGGAGCTTGCCGGCCAGGCCCATCACGGCCCGGTCGCGCAAGACGTCTCGCCAGGGGGTCAGCATCTCCTGATCGGCCAGCACGGCCAGTTCGTTGTAAAAGCGAGACGCCTCGGACTCCAGACCGGGGGGAGCGAACAGCGCATCGGCCTCGTCAACCAGCCCCCGGAGCCTCGTTCCGTCTCCCGATTCGGCAATCGCCCTCGCCAGTTCGAGGGCGCAGCCGATCGCGTTCGGCCAGGGTCTCGCCTTCCAGCCGATTTCGAACCGAGCCAGGGCCAGGTCGGGCCGCTCGGCGCGCGATCGGAGCAACATTCCGGCCTTCAGATGGTCCCCTTCCTGCTCGACGATTCGATCGGCCGCCAGAACGTAGGCCGCCAGTGCCTCGTCGGGTTCGCCGAGGCGGGTGAACAGATCCCCCAGCCGCTCGAAGTCCTCGGTCGATCGGTACAGATCGATCGCGCGGTCGAACTCCCCGGCCGCCTCGAAGGCCCGAGCGGCGGCGGCCCGATCTCCCAGCTTTTCCAGATAAATCAAGGCCGCGTCCCGCGCCAGCCCCCCTTGCATCAAGACGCCGGCGGCCAGGCGATCCTCGTGCAGCAGCTTCGCGTAGATGAAGGCGGCCCGCCGGAAGTCTCCCCGACGCTCGGCATCCTGCGCGGCCCGGTGATACTCCCGAATCAACTCCTGTTGAACGTCGATCCCCCCGAACCAGATGCTCGACGAGTCCCCTCGACCTCCCGAGAAGGCGTTGCCGAGGATCTCGGCCAACGAGTACCGCGGCTCTCGATCCGGCAAGTCGGCCGATCCGGCAATCGAGGTCCCGCGATCGGTCCCCTTGCCGATCGGCAAGGCGCGGCGGAGGGCTCGCTCGACGTTCCCCTCGCGGAACTCGCGGAGCAGGTCGCGCAACGCCATCTCCTGCTTGCCAAAGAGCGATTCGCCCAGCCTCGGAGCCATCTGAAGGGCCGTCGCGGCCCACCTCGCCCCCAGGCCGGCCAGGCCTTGCGATCCCAGAGCCCGGCCCAGCCGCATCATCCCCCGCCCTGCCCCCAGCGCCGCCCCTCCGAGCAATCGACGAGCCCCGCCCGTGTCCTCGGGCCTCGGGGCTTCGGTGGCGATCTCGCCTGCTTCGGGATCGATCGGCGATCCGGCGTCGATCCCTCCTGCCCCGTCGATCGGCTCAAACGTCACCTCGACCAGGCGATCGGCCAGGCGAGGCCCCTCGGGAAGGGCTTCCCAGGCCCCGCCCCCCGATCGGTCCACCGTCACCAGGTCGGCCATCCCGAGCGGTCGGGCCGGGTCAAACTCCAGGACGAGCCCTCCCGGCAAAAGCACGAGACCGACGGCTCGGGTCATCCCCTGCAACTCGTCGTCGAGCAACGCCGGGCTCAGCTCGGCATCGACCGGCACGAAGAGCGCTCGGCCTTGCTTCCGCAAGCGGATCCCCCCCGGCACGATCGGCCGGATCTCCCCGAGCGATCCGGCCGTCACCAAGACACCGCCGGCCACCGCGAAGACTCGGGCCGACCCCGGCCGCTCGCGTTCCAGCTCCGCCAGCAAGGTCAGGGCCGCCATCGTCGCGCCACTCCCCGACAGCACCACCGCCTCGGCCGGCGCCATCTTCGGTCGGCGTTTCAGGCGGATCGGCAAGTGAAGGGTCGGAGGCTCGCTCATGGTTGACTCGTCAGGATGATGATGATGGCTTCACGGCAATCGGGCTCGACTGGGCGGCCATGCGGAGGGCCAGGGCCAGGCGATCCTCGGCCCCGGGGGTCGCGGCGGTTCCGGTCAAGCGAACGGAACCGAATCGAGACCCATCGGGCATCCAGGCGGCGAGCGAACCGTGGGAAAAGGCGATCAAGGCAATCAGGGTCCCCGAGGCGTCGGCCAGGACGATCTGCCCAAGCGTGTCGACAACTGCCACCAGACCGAGCCCTCTTGCCGTCTCCGCGAAGCGATTCGGGTCGTACCGGGCCCACGGAGGGAGATGCCCTGGAGTTGTCCTGGAGAGCCTCGACGAGGCCGGGCCGCCGCCTCGGAACAGTTCCTGGAGCACGGTCTCCAGGTCTCCCCTGGCGAACCGCAACCCGAGCCGAGACCCACTCCACCAGATCAAGGCCGCATGAGGAGCCTCCTGGAGCAGCATCCAGTCGCGCCCAAGGCTGACCATCATCCGACTCCTGGG
Proteins encoded in this region:
- a CDS encoding LEPR-XLL domain-containing protein, producing the protein MSRPSRSRSIGRHRPKHIERTRLQLEPLEPRTMLSADLPMPVAVSGAVGAEVLALEIASPSASAHERFVNRIATALVDQPLADAVQDRLVGWLDRGMSRERAAAMVLQSEPARRVEILNTYEKLLHREPTAGEFQFHLSETARGADQLAVIWRVIGSAEYFQNRGGGTHEGYLNAMADDLWQRSPTETETARWVGALDRGVPRSRVVADLLRSPSYREATAVRIASIATPGRVDEQLAARVSTAWQGPRALTRAKALMLGSAPYLDSILATPSLPPVSSLPESELASPPPVGYPFTPEFSLLTNWNPIAPGGVDLFSLASFGASPDGNYWVGTIASGLFAYDPVTMISTSVWSGAANSIAPISNTEAWLIGSDQWQEGPLFIASITSSGTLSTVADLPGGDSPSQIGASADGIVWVLGGSGTAYSYQEASDSWSVIPNNGFSIKQLGIGSASNIWAIGSDAQGSAVLLSWSSGGGWAVDSEFSGTTPTEVSAAADGSVWVVADSVLFLRPPGGSWAAVTKQTPPGMFFGIAANDRNRVLASFDSAQVLQVLSFGLLDRPATPFPEVTDQWDAGYAAINAGLGIVAPGGVRALYNDAIATLSGYLNKIESTLPGQEIPRPPDVSPTNWDAIKSQLINELNDVMGVNNLYTQLTTLNSDIGTVTNDRLVAAGTLVALTQSEQQNDTASLAIVGVFEAALAAMAAAFSGGAAIGAAAIASGIDNLIGDLTNQPNPGPDTKLEETYAALLTTLGNLFTDNVKTFAQQQTTIVGDYGMLSTLGTAISSGLWDWEDVTTSAIEQATSNSYDLFFYQTLMPIKWQIVYMEDYICDLYVCNQLKPPTYDLYEVVLQQSNTSLLADVWFVNQIGASTNPFDNPGPYPTEELLTAIWNLGVSQSDFYNAQNGWDLKIVNAT
- a CDS encoding WD40 repeat domain-containing protein yields the protein MIRSGLRPGFGPDENPAGRFPTVTRGRVRVLTPGWSAIVLVAIVGVIGFEDDDRSGQGGASSLNVGRGERPIRKVAFTTDDTRVATLEVDGRLTFWEAEGGGFWTTIGGNDRVIRSFAFDPGCNMAALGHLDGSIRFMSLRTGEDCGRIELEQVSVHTLAFSPDGRRIATGQGDGRLTLWEVETRSLRLDLKTSQAPLLALAFSPDGRRLASAHADGLVIVWETETGRVQASTSCGRVLLRPLVFSPDGETLWWAIQHDKVVWRWDLGSGGEVQTVPCPVEEMVPMPDGRSLLVRIDQERVWQLSTETLRIQHRYRFPGRILCSMGVSSDGTRIALGGLETVEVATLAHFEDPSAED
- a CDS encoding response regulator transcription factor gives rise to the protein MSKSSRLRAGDALAIHHLIGECRELGDDVTTWHQHLIEQLIKRLGGTVGLSGEQIDIHSGRMRFLGQHDWGWESDSSRAYFFDVFSQFVDTPGLSTLTTYSRKMIEHDGICLSRSTLFSEREWKATQDYEAFLRPIALDNPLWCMRSIPGVKGDESIGVTLLKTRGDREFDGRDRAFVQELVTVLAPLAGGPLARFSEPSPRDLAPRARQVLRCLLEGDSDKQIARRLHMSIYTVNQYTKAIYQHFRVHGRNELMARWIRRGWGSSFSWAD